The following proteins are encoded in a genomic region of Leptospira langatensis:
- a CDS encoding chemotaxis protein CheW produces the protein MEVDYENLLKDYLVETRELLDIAEESILDLEKEYHPDHVNTLFRAIHTIKGNSAIFDLPLITSLTHSFENLLNLKRKSEVKPTSEEISLFLRCLDALKDLNENGGNTNESDIKDLISQIEIFLKDPEARSEKEEKPSFGLYFLPKKKSAPSIENGKVEVKDGKMLIPKSYLKKADHEHCFLFLVKFLEQEKDADCSELMNGFSSFAEILSHGHFLNGGNGHSASNGVHKNVHYAIIMYSGDKESLAKQSPVSLLSASTIFTPTENYVKPSLVPKGESSEQMSPARQSSDSKSRTKDIAAESYLKIPLQLLDHMINLAGETIIVRNQLVQKIESYDDPSLLSIVRNLSQLITSSQESVMRTRLQKLEILYKKIPRLIHDLEKTTGKEVELILEGGEVELDKNIIDSISDPITHMIRNSVDHGIESPEERIAAGKFRKGKVFLSAYLRGGNVILKVEDDGRGLNYEKIRTKAVEKGFFSDAEAEKKSPEELSELIFAPGFSTAQSVSETSGRGVGMDVVKMNFQKAGGTVSISSQQGLGACVIATLPQTLSIINCQMVRISGMLFAIPQQNISEMILLDRKLISFVEKKEVYQLRGHLLPLIDLGLELGLSKGGRENKYVVVVHTEKHKYGFLAEEIENPEEIVVKPLSKDLAKLNLYTGAAILGDGNVALILDISGISKLLKLQANTKEELRSNGRQKQDNQVHYLLFSCGGNLFGLHSKSVIRIEQVDLNKIERMMDREIMQYRGEVIELCRLDRYFRFQKNNGIPENTMVLIQTNKGKKGILVQEIHNVVNEIDALTKNDDQASGIIGSGIVLGQTVIVIDPLIVLDKISKDLIRNDFHSE, from the coding sequence TATAGCCGAGGAATCAATCCTGGACTTAGAGAAGGAATATCATCCTGATCATGTCAATACTCTGTTTCGTGCAATTCATACGATTAAGGGTAATTCCGCCATTTTCGATTTGCCCTTAATAACAAGTCTTACTCATTCATTCGAAAACCTTTTAAATCTTAAGAGAAAGTCGGAAGTGAAGCCTACTTCGGAGGAAATTTCTCTCTTTCTGAGATGTTTAGATGCGCTAAAGGATTTGAATGAGAACGGAGGTAATACGAACGAATCGGATATAAAAGATCTGATTTCCCAGATCGAGATATTCCTTAAGGATCCGGAAGCGCGGTCGGAGAAAGAAGAGAAGCCTTCATTCGGATTATACTTTCTACCTAAGAAGAAATCGGCTCCTTCGATAGAGAACGGAAAAGTCGAAGTGAAAGACGGGAAGATGCTGATACCGAAAAGTTACTTGAAGAAAGCGGATCACGAGCATTGCTTTCTCTTCTTAGTCAAATTCTTAGAACAGGAGAAAGATGCCGATTGTTCCGAGTTAATGAATGGATTTTCCAGCTTTGCCGAAATCTTGAGTCATGGTCATTTTTTGAACGGAGGAAACGGGCATTCTGCTTCTAACGGAGTCCATAAAAATGTTCATTATGCAATTATTATGTATTCTGGAGACAAGGAGAGTTTGGCAAAGCAATCTCCTGTCTCGTTGCTGTCAGCATCGACGATATTTACCCCTACTGAAAATTATGTAAAACCTTCGTTAGTTCCGAAAGGAGAATCATCGGAGCAGATGTCTCCTGCTCGTCAATCATCGGACTCGAAATCAAGGACTAAAGACATAGCCGCGGAATCGTATTTAAAGATCCCGTTGCAGCTATTGGATCATATGATAAATCTTGCAGGGGAAACGATCATCGTCAGAAATCAACTCGTCCAGAAGATCGAGTCATATGACGATCCGTCTTTGCTCTCGATCGTTCGGAATCTCAGCCAGCTAATCACGTCTTCTCAAGAGAGCGTTATGCGGACTCGCTTGCAGAAATTGGAGATCCTTTATAAGAAAATTCCAAGATTGATACATGATTTGGAGAAGACAACGGGAAAAGAAGTCGAATTGATCCTCGAAGGGGGAGAAGTCGAACTTGATAAAAATATAATAGATTCCATATCCGATCCTATCACACATATGATACGAAATTCTGTCGATCACGGGATTGAATCCCCTGAAGAAAGGATTGCTGCCGGTAAATTTAGAAAAGGAAAGGTATTTCTGTCCGCTTATTTGCGCGGGGGAAACGTGATCCTTAAAGTTGAGGATGACGGAAGAGGATTAAATTATGAAAAGATTCGGACCAAGGCAGTAGAGAAAGGATTCTTCAGTGATGCAGAAGCAGAAAAGAAGTCCCCGGAGGAATTATCTGAACTGATCTTTGCTCCCGGGTTTAGTACTGCCCAGTCTGTTTCCGAGACATCCGGCCGAGGAGTCGGAATGGATGTGGTGAAAATGAATTTTCAAAAGGCAGGTGGAACGGTTTCGATTAGCTCTCAACAAGGACTGGGCGCCTGCGTAATTGCAACCTTGCCTCAAACTCTTTCGATCATCAATTGTCAAATGGTCCGAATCTCCGGGATGCTATTCGCGATCCCGCAGCAAAATATCTCTGAAATGATCTTATTGGACAGGAAGTTGATATCATTCGTGGAAAAAAAGGAAGTATACCAGTTGCGGGGACACCTTCTCCCCTTGATCGATTTAGGATTGGAGTTGGGACTTTCGAAAGGAGGGCGGGAGAATAAGTATGTCGTCGTCGTTCATACCGAAAAGCATAAATACGGATTCTTAGCAGAAGAAATCGAAAATCCGGAAGAGATAGTAGTTAAGCCTCTTTCAAAAGACTTGGCAAAATTAAATCTATATACTGGGGCGGCAATCTTAGGAGACGGAAACGTTGCGCTCATCTTGGATATTTCCGGCATTAGTAAACTCCTAAAACTGCAAGCGAACACTAAGGAAGAACTTCGATCTAATGGACGACAAAAGCAAGACAATCAAGTTCATTATTTACTCTTCTCTTGCGGTGGCAATCTTTTCGGATTACATTCAAAATCGGTAATTCGCATTGAACAGGTCGATTTAAATAAAATCGAAAGAATGATGGATCGCGAGATTATGCAATATCGGGGAGAAGTTATCGAGCTTTGCCGATTGGATCGCTATTTCCGTTTCCAAAAAAATAACGGGATCCCAGAAAATACGATGGTCCTTATTCAAACGAATAAAGGTAAGAAAGGAATTCTCGTCCAAGAAATCCATAATGTGGTCAATGAAATTGATGCCTTGACTAAGAACGATGACCAAGCTTCCGGGATAATTGGAAGTGGAATCGTTTTGGGACAAACTGTCATAGTTATCGATCCTTTAATTGTTTTGGATAAGATAAGCAAAGATCTCATCCGAAACGATTTCCATTCGGAGTGA